The Bacillota bacterium genome window below encodes:
- the rplR gene encoding 50S ribosomal protein L18, giving the protein MGKTAEEKIARLRRHRRVRKHVFGTAARPRLAVFRSTNHIYAQLIDDTKGVTLASASTLDPEIKSQISSGGNIEAAKKVGELIAKRALEKNIDQVVFDRGGFLYHGRVKALADAAREAGLKF; this is encoded by the coding sequence AGCGGAAGAAAAGATTGCCAGGTTAAGAAGACATCGCAGGGTGCGCAAGCATGTATTCGGCACGGCTGCGAGGCCACGTCTGGCTGTTTTTCGCAGCACCAACCATATATATGCTCAATTAATCGATGATACTAAGGGAGTGACTTTAGCAAGCGCATCGACTCTTGATCCCGAGATTAAGTCACAGATTTCAAGTGGCGGCAACATCGAGGCTGCGAAAAAAGTTGGAGAGCTCATAGCTAAAAGAGCTCTAGAGAAAAATATTGACCAGGTTGTTTTCGACAGAGGTGGATTCCTGTATCATGGGCGCGTGAAGGCCTTAGCTGATGCGGCTCGTGAGGCAGGCTTAAAATTTTAA